The Cryomorphaceae bacterium 1068 genome window below encodes:
- a CDS encoding alpha/beta fold hydrolase has translation MKERYSSELIQHPKGYQTCIHRFTPNEGCGIPVLLIHGSIENSRIFYSASGKGFAPFLAQKGFDVFVPDLPGKGKSTPKAARGFEHSQQQFIDGDFNDYIRYIRSFYPTKKIRVGGHSWGGVLALAWYAKFGTTETIGPMVFFGSKRKLATRSLSRLFMIDIMWSAVGNLSTSMMGYLPAVKLKMGSDNEPAHFYRETAKWVRSAKWCDFQTGEDMAAKLQCKTLPPALFFAGINDKVLGNPQDVRRLMAETGGDSTEFILLSKKNGNHKDYDHIDMLTARTCPEDHFPMAAEWLTAGNLK, from the coding sequence TTGAAAGAACGATACTCCTCCGAACTCATTCAACACCCGAAGGGATACCAAACCTGTATACATCGGTTTACACCAAATGAAGGCTGCGGCATACCGGTATTGCTGATACATGGAAGTATCGAAAATTCACGGATCTTCTATTCTGCTTCAGGAAAAGGCTTCGCACCTTTTTTGGCCCAAAAGGGTTTTGATGTCTTTGTTCCCGACCTTCCCGGTAAGGGGAAAAGTACACCGAAAGCGGCCAGAGGTTTTGAGCACAGTCAGCAGCAGTTTATCGATGGCGACTTTAACGATTACATCCGCTATATCCGCTCCTTTTATCCTACCAAAAAAATCAGAGTGGGAGGACACTCTTGGGGTGGTGTATTGGCTTTGGCTTGGTATGCCAAGTTCGGTACAACCGAAACCATCGGGCCCATGGTATTTTTTGGCTCCAAAAGAAAACTGGCTACTCGATCGCTCAGCCGTCTGTTTATGATTGACATCATGTGGTCGGCAGTGGGGAATTTATCGACTTCAATGATGGGATATTTGCCCGCAGTGAAGTTGAAAATGGGAAGTGACAATGAGCCGGCACATTTTTACCGCGAGACGGCTAAGTGGGTGCGATCAGCCAAATGGTGCGACTTCCAAACCGGAGAAGATATGGCGGCAAAGCTTCAATGCAAAACGCTCCCGCCCGCTCTCTTCTTTGCAGGAATTAACGATAAGGTCTTGGGAAACCCACAAGATGTTAGGAGATTGATGGCTGAAACGGGAGGAGACTCAACAGAGTTTATACTACTTTCCAAAAAAAATGGCAACCATAAAGACTATGACCACATCGATATGTTGACGGCTCGAACTTGTCCCGAAGACCATTTTCCAATGGCTGCCGAATGGTTAACGGCAGGAAATTTGAAATGA
- a CDS encoding DUF5686 and carboxypeptidase regulatory-like domain-containing protein, with amino-acid sequence MAAYTQGVRGRVIDQEGNPLSFTTIFIPETGSGSVTNINGTYEIKLSPGTYNLNYQYLGYASTAKKVTVANDWITVDVVLTKQAYTLNAAEIDGGKEDPAYKIMRKAIAKSAFHRQQVEKYTCIVYLKGGGRLVDYPWFMRKTMEEEGIDTAATFVQESVTEVTYERPATYTENVISIRTSGDDQDVSPMNYINGSFYEDKVAGVVSPLSRKAFGYYRFEYISTFVDGNYNINKIKVTPRVDDEEFLSGYLYIVEDLWSIHSVDFMIHPQGINIGIEQNYAPIKPDVWLPISHHFKGDGKLFGFEFEFEYLATVSKYDVEVNPDLDTEFEVLDIKTEQEEIALAEKKEKPRSETEEKLFNGEEVSTKDLRKLMREYAKEERKEQDEPDIVFERKINIDTLAYKQDSLYWKEVRPVPLTESEVKGYALQDSLAAEYAKKAEGDTLSGKKGFKVQDLILGSGYDLGNDHYLNIKNPLLSIRYNTVDGWNGEYGLKYYKRFENKNRLEILPVFRYAVSRGKGFGKVSTGYTYGQGLKQGKVSLSGGAYYSQFNSQEAILPFTNTFTSLLAQNNFMKVYDRDFVEVNWRQNVSTKWKVTASVDYSSRKETYNTTGQVWFPAENKDYTPNRPENIELESTAFGVSDAFKVNLSTTWLPFAYAYKRDDKYYRVDKQPTFTLRYEKAIPGIADATMDYDRLSLEVKYSMTLGLLGDLNLRTEGGTFFTNKRMDFMDYAHFMGNQTIFTRFDQLKGYAIAPYHLYSTNDQYLSTYVNLELRRFVFSQFPTLRLAGLTENINVNHLITPSVDNYTEVSYSLSNIFRLFRIDVTGAFVDGKYEDFRVQVGITSNLFSVD; translated from the coding sequence ATGGCTGCTTACACCCAGGGAGTGCGCGGTCGAGTTATCGATCAAGAAGGAAATCCACTTTCGTTTACCACGATATTCATTCCCGAAACGGGATCGGGTAGCGTTACGAATATCAACGGTACTTACGAAATCAAGCTAAGCCCGGGAACATACAACCTAAACTACCAATACTTAGGTTATGCGAGCACTGCTAAAAAAGTAACGGTGGCCAATGATTGGATTACCGTGGATGTAGTTTTAACCAAACAAGCCTATACGCTAAACGCCGCAGAGATAGACGGAGGGAAAGAAGATCCCGCGTACAAGATCATGCGAAAGGCCATTGCCAAAAGCGCTTTCCACCGCCAGCAGGTGGAGAAATACACGTGCATCGTGTACCTCAAAGGAGGAGGACGATTAGTAGACTACCCGTGGTTCATGAGGAAAACAATGGAAGAAGAAGGCATTGATACTGCCGCCACATTTGTACAAGAATCCGTAACGGAAGTTACTTACGAGCGGCCTGCCACTTATACTGAAAACGTCATCAGCATTCGCACGAGCGGCGACGATCAAGATGTGAGTCCCATGAATTACATTAACGGAAGCTTTTATGAAGATAAGGTGGCAGGTGTTGTATCTCCGCTTTCGCGAAAAGCATTTGGCTACTACCGTTTTGAGTACATCAGCACATTCGTAGACGGCAATTACAACATCAATAAAATAAAAGTTACCCCGCGAGTAGACGACGAAGAATTCCTGTCGGGATACCTCTACATAGTAGAAGACTTATGGAGTATTCATAGCGTAGACTTCATGATTCACCCGCAAGGAATAAATATCGGAATTGAGCAAAACTACGCCCCGATCAAGCCCGACGTTTGGCTACCGATCTCGCATCATTTTAAAGGCGATGGGAAACTCTTTGGTTTTGAATTTGAATTTGAATATTTAGCCACTGTGAGTAAGTACGACGTCGAGGTCAACCCCGACCTCGACACCGAATTTGAAGTATTGGACATCAAAACCGAGCAGGAAGAAATAGCCCTTGCCGAAAAAAAGGAAAAGCCCCGAAGTGAGACGGAAGAAAAGCTGTTCAACGGTGAAGAAGTATCTACCAAAGATTTGCGCAAGCTAATGCGCGAATACGCAAAAGAAGAGCGCAAGGAACAAGACGAGCCCGATATAGTCTTTGAACGGAAAATCAACATCGATACCTTGGCCTACAAGCAAGACAGCCTGTACTGGAAAGAAGTAAGGCCCGTCCCACTCACGGAAAGCGAAGTGAAAGGCTATGCCCTGCAAGACAGCCTGGCAGCAGAATACGCTAAAAAAGCTGAGGGTGACACCCTTTCGGGGAAAAAGGGATTCAAAGTGCAGGACTTAATCCTGGGTAGCGGATATGACCTGGGAAACGACCACTACTTAAATATTAAAAATCCGCTTCTGTCCATTCGCTACAATACAGTGGACGGATGGAACGGTGAGTACGGTCTGAAATACTATAAGCGTTTTGAAAACAAGAACCGGCTGGAGATATTGCCTGTCTTTCGATATGCCGTTTCACGCGGTAAGGGTTTTGGAAAAGTGAGCACAGGCTATACTTATGGCCAAGGCTTGAAACAGGGAAAGGTAAGCCTTAGCGGAGGGGCGTACTATTCGCAATTCAATTCTCAAGAAGCCATTCTACCCTTTACGAATACCTTCACAAGCCTGCTTGCTCAAAACAACTTCATGAAGGTATACGATAGGGATTTCGTTGAAGTAAATTGGAGGCAGAACGTCTCCACCAAATGGAAGGTAACCGCATCGGTGGACTACTCCAGCAGAAAGGAGACATATAATACAACAGGTCAGGTTTGGTTTCCCGCTGAAAACAAGGATTACACTCCCAACCGCCCTGAAAACATTGAGTTGGAATCTACGGCTTTTGGCGTAAGCGATGCATTTAAAGTCAATCTATCCACCACTTGGCTTCCATTTGCTTACGCCTATAAGCGCGACGACAAGTATTACCGAGTAGATAAACAACCCACTTTCACGTTGAGATACGAGAAGGCCATTCCCGGTATTGCCGATGCCACTATGGATTATGACCGACTCTCACTAGAGGTAAAATACAGCATGACACTGGGACTGCTCGGTGACTTAAATCTGCGAACCGAAGGAGGTACATTTTTCACCAATAAGCGGATGGATTTTATGGACTACGCCCATTTTATGGGAAACCAAACCATCTTCACACGCTTCGATCAATTGAAGGGATATGCCATTGCACCATACCACCTCTACTCTACCAATGATCAGTATTTAAGCACCTACGTAAACCTGGAATTGCGCCGTTTTGTATTCAGTCAATTTCCGACTTTGAGATTGGCAGGCCTCACTGAGAATATCAATGTGAATCACCTCATCACTCCCTCTGTAGATAATTATACGGAAGTGAGCTATAGTCTGTCGAATATATTCAGGCTCTTCCGTATCGATGTAACGGGAGCCTTCGTAGATGGAAAGTATGAGGATTTCCGCGTTCAAGTGGGGATTACATCCAATCTTTTTAGCGTCGATTAA
- a CDS encoding zinc-dependent metalloprotease, translated as MKNANYNKAVFRWVGILCLSIMGFSSIQAQSLLTNVGDPGLDREQGHFLKTVTDNAMNHSLEFVEVNLEALKGNSFTFQPNKHESYTVIKNERGENYASLVSWCGSINTEQEFGDVNMVINGDELVAHFTLGTRIFALTPLGKGLHVFYEVDSSMMPKEDCEHGDTELDYDYVPDKEGIPQNEDMLWEDIGLPKATGECKIRVLVGFTTSAQGQYTSILAELANQVNLANAAYDNAQVGFNIELAMAYNVGYTESGDLGTDLSRWRATSDGFMDDVHSNRTLFDADMCALIVNDGGGIAYLSLDYEDTFSVTGTGNFGVFTFHHELGHNMLCTHDLVNPTQPGTAPYAGYGEPTVGCFRTIMAYQPACGTGACGRVNVFSRSVGTYTCGGTAYAKGGPNNRNRDRLVLSKNATNNHTTVLANATYGADYNWFNQEAINFVAEETVGYSSAVNNWEMFSGSEGSFRASDEVTLGEGFWARSGSTFTAYLESCTDISPDAAALAIVDPGYEPTEESVSPISDAPAEGSKFFHDLTVFPNPFIESTTVQFNFHGDKRVSITLMDILGREMMQIANAVEFAEGQHRIEIQTSDLPTGIYLITLRAGDDVMVKRIIKGN; from the coding sequence ATGAAAAACGCAAACTACAACAAGGCGGTTTTCAGGTGGGTTGGCATTCTATGTCTTTCCATAATGGGATTTTCCTCCATTCAGGCGCAAAGCCTACTAACGAATGTGGGGGATCCAGGATTAGACAGAGAACAAGGGCACTTTCTGAAAACCGTTACAGACAATGCAATGAACCATTCACTCGAATTCGTCGAAGTGAACTTGGAAGCATTGAAAGGAAATTCGTTTACGTTCCAACCGAACAAACACGAAAGCTATACCGTGATCAAGAATGAACGCGGAGAGAATTATGCAAGCCTTGTATCTTGGTGCGGGTCGATTAATACCGAACAGGAGTTTGGTGATGTAAACATGGTCATCAATGGAGATGAGCTTGTTGCGCACTTTACTCTGGGAACACGAATTTTTGCACTTACTCCGCTTGGAAAAGGCCTACATGTATTCTATGAGGTAGACTCGAGTATGATGCCCAAAGAAGACTGTGAACACGGCGATACAGAGCTGGATTATGACTATGTACCCGACAAAGAAGGTATTCCTCAAAACGAGGATATGCTTTGGGAGGATATAGGGTTACCGAAAGCTACCGGAGAATGTAAAATCCGTGTACTCGTTGGCTTCACCACTTCTGCTCAGGGTCAGTACACCAGTATTTTGGCCGAATTAGCGAATCAAGTGAATTTGGCAAATGCAGCTTATGACAATGCACAGGTCGGATTCAATATAGAACTCGCAATGGCCTACAATGTGGGATACACCGAATCGGGTGATTTAGGAACTGACCTATCAAGGTGGCGGGCCACATCAGATGGATTTATGGATGATGTTCATAGCAATCGGACCCTGTTTGATGCAGACATGTGCGCTTTAATTGTCAATGATGGCGGTGGAATTGCCTATTTATCGCTTGACTATGAAGACACCTTTTCCGTGACAGGAACTGGTAATTTCGGGGTATTTACTTTTCATCATGAGCTAGGGCATAATATGCTTTGCACGCACGATCTTGTAAATCCCACCCAGCCTGGTACTGCACCATATGCCGGTTATGGAGAACCAACAGTTGGTTGCTTCAGGACCATTATGGCTTATCAACCGGCTTGTGGAACAGGAGCATGCGGCAGAGTAAATGTTTTCTCACGTTCTGTAGGGACCTACACTTGCGGTGGCACCGCATACGCAAAAGGAGGCCCGAATAATAGAAACCGAGATAGACTTGTACTATCTAAGAACGCCACGAACAACCATACCACTGTGCTGGCCAATGCTACCTACGGCGCTGATTACAACTGGTTCAATCAAGAAGCCATTAATTTTGTGGCTGAAGAGACTGTGGGTTACAGTTCTGCGGTCAACAATTGGGAAATGTTCAGCGGTTCAGAAGGTAGCTTCCGTGCCAGCGATGAGGTAACACTTGGTGAAGGTTTCTGGGCGCGCAGTGGGTCTACCTTCACTGCCTACCTGGAGTCGTGTACCGACATTTCTCCTGACGCTGCCGCATTGGCAATAGTTGATCCTGGATACGAGCCTACAGAAGAATCGGTCAGTCCGATTTCTGACGCACCTGCAGAAGGCTCTAAATTCTTCCACGACCTGACCGTTTTCCCGAATCCCTTCATCGAAAGCACTACCGTACAGTTCAACTTTCACGGAGATAAACGGGTGAGCATTACGCTAATGGATATTCTAGGAAGAGAAATGATGCAGATAGCCAATGCAGTAGAATTTGCCGAAGGACAACACAGAATTGAGATTCAAACCTCAGATCTGCCTACAGGTATTTACCTTATCACCCTTAGAGCAGGAGATGATGTGATGGTAAAAAGAATCATCAAGGGTAATTAA
- a CDS encoding T9SS type A sorting domain-containing protein, whose amino-acid sequence MKNLLLSCLFLFVTWNISAQPFFLFNDFTSKEFAPLEETWERNYTLKMDSLYWGNVISVFYLHSVMNLSEDADFQPDENDPDECFGWGGCFANTGSTGFGDMIFSPVPFAYDFYTLSGDTLRLDFLADSSVFYQNESELFAMIYESETEQMVFGSMEMVQSYRIGHYNTDGAELLTPLHGSAITVGENTGLIDFFQVDEFPQVEMPLTLIGDANHGESLTLLTGEMIYDFQVGDTIQYKISYFESEPFGPNPIEEVSYLNRIFLNRMEEADTLRYTVVHQSFDQGELNFEEWTEELAYARFDTLASMPFYRRKDAGLNAYGSFQEFLFQRDFCGDVRIGFGGLSSPFARCEEHDAWCGFDTNGPPPITSYEYVPGLGQYLHEVDRNGFGTFTSWREATEVVFFSKGESSCGQEAILSSRDQDHPRIAFTVFPNPTDDMIKIRISSEVESQLSGLTVLDMSGRTVVAYPWKGANGTFDIAGLAAGIYLLQVTSADGILGTERFVVE is encoded by the coding sequence ATGAAAAATCTACTCCTATCCTGCCTGTTCCTATTCGTGACATGGAATATTAGTGCTCAGCCTTTCTTCTTGTTCAATGATTTCACTTCAAAGGAATTTGCTCCGCTCGAAGAGACGTGGGAACGTAACTATACATTGAAGATGGACTCCCTCTACTGGGGAAATGTTATCTCGGTGTTTTACTTGCATTCTGTCATGAATCTTTCAGAAGATGCTGATTTTCAGCCTGACGAAAATGATCCCGACGAGTGTTTCGGCTGGGGAGGCTGCTTTGCCAATACCGGTTCTACCGGATTCGGAGATATGATCTTTTCGCCTGTGCCATTTGCCTACGACTTTTACACTTTGAGTGGCGACACCCTGCGGCTGGACTTCCTTGCCGATTCATCGGTATTCTACCAAAACGAATCCGAACTGTTTGCGATGATCTATGAAAGCGAAACTGAACAAATGGTTTTTGGCAGCATGGAGATGGTGCAGTCTTACCGAATAGGACATTACAATACAGATGGAGCTGAGCTATTGACGCCTTTGCACGGAAGTGCCATCACAGTGGGCGAAAACACGGGACTGATCGATTTCTTTCAGGTGGATGAATTCCCACAAGTAGAAATGCCATTAACGCTCATAGGCGATGCCAATCACGGTGAAAGCCTGACCCTCTTGACAGGCGAAATGATCTACGATTTCCAAGTAGGTGATACCATACAATACAAGATTTCCTATTTCGAGTCGGAGCCGTTTGGCCCCAATCCCATTGAAGAAGTTAGCTACTTGAATCGTATCTTCCTGAACCGAATGGAAGAAGCGGATACTTTGCGCTATACCGTCGTGCACCAATCATTTGATCAAGGCGAACTGAACTTTGAAGAATGGACGGAAGAATTGGCCTATGCGCGTTTTGATACCTTGGCGTCAATGCCTTTTTACCGAAGAAAAGACGCAGGCCTCAATGCTTATGGTAGCTTTCAAGAATTTTTGTTTCAGCGAGACTTTTGTGGAGACGTACGCATAGGTTTTGGCGGTCTTTCTTCGCCATTTGCCAGGTGCGAAGAACACGACGCTTGGTGCGGGTTCGACACCAATGGCCCTCCTCCCATCACGAGCTACGAGTACGTACCCGGATTGGGGCAATACCTGCACGAAGTAGATAGAAATGGATTTGGCACATTTACCTCTTGGCGAGAAGCTACGGAGGTGGTTTTCTTTTCCAAAGGTGAAAGTAGCTGCGGGCAGGAGGCGATTCTATCCAGCCGAGATCAAGATCACCCTCGAATAGCTTTTACCGTTTTTCCGAATCCCACTGACGATATGATCAAGATTCGCATTTCATCAGAAGTGGAGTCTCAACTCTCGGGCTTAACTGTTTTGGACATGTCAGGCCGCACTGTGGTTGCTTACCCTTGGAAAGGAGCCAATGGGACTTTTGACATTGCAGGATTGGCCGCGGGCATTTACCTCTTGCAGGTGACCTCGGCAGATGGGATTCTTGGGACAGAGCGCTTTGTGGTAGAATAA
- a CDS encoding ABC transporter ATP-binding protein, giving the protein MISAKEVQKSYGELQVLKGVNLEIKKGEVVSIVGDSGAGKTTLLQILGTLDQADNGEVEINGQKTTGLSGKKLAAFRNEHIGFIFQFHHLLPEFTALENICIAGYIAGMSKASAEERGLHLLERLGLKPRADHKPNELSGGEQQRVAVARAMMNNPSVIFADEPSGNLDSKNAKALHELFFELRDELGQTFVIVTHNLELAKMADRMLTMVDGKFEEKQTLV; this is encoded by the coding sequence ATGATTTCGGCAAAAGAAGTGCAAAAATCCTACGGTGAACTCCAAGTTCTCAAAGGAGTAAATCTTGAGATTAAAAAAGGGGAAGTAGTATCCATTGTTGGAGATTCAGGAGCAGGCAAGACCACCTTACTTCAAATCTTGGGAACACTCGATCAAGCCGACAATGGTGAAGTGGAAATAAACGGACAAAAGACTACAGGCCTTTCAGGAAAGAAATTGGCTGCTTTTCGAAACGAGCACATCGGCTTTATTTTCCAGTTTCACCACCTCTTACCTGAGTTCACTGCGTTGGAGAACATCTGCATAGCCGGATATATAGCAGGGATGAGCAAAGCATCTGCGGAGGAAAGAGGTCTGCATTTGCTGGAGCGCCTAGGTCTAAAACCCCGAGCCGACCACAAGCCTAATGAACTCTCGGGAGGCGAGCAACAAAGAGTAGCCGTGGCACGCGCCATGATGAACAATCCTTCGGTGATCTTTGCCGATGAACCTTCGGGCAATCTGGATTCTAAAAATGCCAAAGCGCTTCATGAACTCTTCTTTGAATTGAGAGATGAGCTCGGACAAACATTTGTGATCGTAACTCACAACCTTGAGCTAGCCAAAATGGCCGACAGAATGCTGACGATGGTCGACGGAAAATTTGAAGAAAAACAAACCTTGGTTTGA
- a CDS encoding TIGR02757 family protein, whose protein sequence is MNKQEVEKLLREKTSLYNHSDFIATDPIQIPHRFEKKEDIEISGFLTAVIAWGQRVTIINNATRLMQMMDNSPHDFIVNHQDKDLIPFENFVHRTFNGDDCLTFIAALKRFYLDLGGLESVMARSFKNDQASPGSGWTRFKSTFFEVPHLKRSEKHLPDPAKGSAAKRMNMYLRWMIRKDDAGVDFGIWDQMNPSQLYLPLDVHTGRVARKLKLLKRKQDDWKAVLELNEKLKQFDSEDPVRFDFGLFGLGAFEKF, encoded by the coding sequence TTGAACAAACAAGAAGTAGAAAAGCTCCTTCGTGAAAAGACTTCTCTTTACAATCATTCGGATTTTATAGCTACCGATCCCATTCAAATCCCACATCGGTTTGAAAAGAAGGAAGACATCGAGATTAGTGGTTTCTTGACAGCCGTTATCGCTTGGGGGCAGCGAGTGACCATCATCAACAATGCCACCCGACTCATGCAAATGATGGACAATTCTCCGCATGACTTCATCGTCAATCACCAGGATAAAGACTTGATTCCCTTTGAAAATTTCGTTCACCGAACCTTCAATGGAGATGATTGTCTCACTTTTATTGCCGCGCTCAAAAGATTCTACCTCGACCTGGGTGGATTGGAAAGCGTTATGGCTCGATCATTCAAAAACGACCAAGCTTCTCCGGGTTCTGGTTGGACCCGGTTTAAATCCACCTTTTTTGAAGTACCACATCTCAAGCGCTCCGAGAAGCACCTCCCCGACCCTGCCAAAGGTTCGGCCGCCAAACGGATGAATATGTACCTGAGGTGGATGATTCGCAAAGACGACGCGGGGGTAGATTTCGGTATTTGGGATCAAATGAACCCGAGCCAGCTCTACCTGCCACTTGATGTCCACACGGGACGTGTGGCGCGAAAACTCAAACTACTCAAACGAAAGCAAGACGACTGGAAAGCCGTCTTAGAACTAAACGAAAAACTGAAGCAGTTTGACTCGGAAGATCCCGTTCGCTTTGATTTTGGACTTTTCGGTTTGGGTGCCTTCGAAAAATTTTAA
- the sucC gene encoding ADP-forming succinate--CoA ligase subunit beta, whose amino-acid sequence MNIHEYQGKSILESFGVAIQRGLVADTAEEAVEAAKKINETTGSEWFVVKAQIHAGGRGKGGGVKIAKSLDDVKTIAGDIIGMDLVTPQTPPEGKLVSKVLVAEDVYYPGESETSEIYMSVLLDRAHGKVTIMYSTEGGMDIEAVAEKTPELIFKEEIDPGLGIQGFQCRKIAFNLGLSGKAMKEMTKFVRSLYNAYVGSDASLFEINPVLKTSDNRVIAVDAKVTLDDNALFRHKDYAEMRDKTEEDPTEVEAGEAGLNYVQLDGNVGCMVNGAGLAMATMDIIKLSGGEPANFLDVGGTADAERVEKAFRIILQDKKVKAILVNIFGGIVRCDRVAQGIVDAYKNIEGIDVPIIVRLQGTNAIEAKQLIEDSGLEVHSVVLLQEAADKVKEVLA is encoded by the coding sequence ATGAACATTCACGAATATCAAGGTAAATCTATACTCGAATCTTTTGGCGTGGCCATCCAACGCGGCCTTGTAGCCGATACAGCCGAAGAGGCCGTTGAAGCCGCCAAGAAAATCAATGAAACAACCGGTTCGGAATGGTTCGTGGTGAAAGCTCAAATCCACGCTGGTGGACGTGGAAAAGGTGGCGGTGTGAAAATCGCCAAAAGCCTCGATGATGTAAAGACCATCGCAGGAGATATTATCGGGATGGATCTCGTGACTCCTCAAACTCCGCCTGAAGGAAAGTTGGTAAGCAAAGTCCTTGTAGCCGAGGATGTGTACTACCCCGGCGAAAGCGAGACTTCTGAGATCTATATGTCGGTATTGCTTGACCGTGCACACGGTAAGGTGACCATCATGTACTCTACCGAAGGTGGAATGGACATCGAAGCTGTTGCAGAGAAGACTCCTGAGTTGATCTTCAAAGAAGAAATCGATCCTGGACTTGGTATCCAAGGATTCCAGTGCCGCAAGATTGCCTTCAACCTTGGCCTCTCAGGCAAAGCCATGAAGGAGATGACGAAATTCGTGCGCTCATTATACAACGCTTACGTCGGTTCGGATGCCTCTCTTTTTGAAATCAACCCGGTGTTAAAAACATCTGATAATCGTGTGATAGCGGTAGATGCCAAGGTGACCTTGGACGACAACGCTCTGTTCCGTCACAAAGACTACGCAGAGATGCGCGACAAGACCGAGGAAGATCCTACGGAAGTAGAAGCGGGAGAAGCCGGTCTCAACTATGTGCAGCTAGACGGAAACGTAGGTTGTATGGTAAACGGTGCCGGACTGGCCATGGCTACCATGGACATCATTAAACTATCCGGAGGAGAGCCTGCCAACTTCCTCGATGTGGGTGGTACGGCAGATGCTGAACGTGTGGAGAAAGCTTTCCGCATCATACTTCAAGACAAGAAGGTGAAAGCCATTTTGGTCAACATTTTCGGTGGAATCGTGCGCTGCGACCGTGTAGCTCAAGGTATTGTAGATGCTTACAAAAACATTGAAGGAATAGACGTGCCGATCATTGTGCGTTTGCAGGGTACCAATGCCATTGAAGCCAAGCAACTCATCGAAGATTCAGGACTTGAGGTTCACTCAGTGGTCTTACTGCAGGAGGCTGCCGATAAAGTCAAAGAAGTACTAGCGTAG
- a CDS encoding alpha/beta hydrolase → MKKTIALIFFGVLIFYFIGPTPDTPDYNANLPEVPSINEIESFVKAEEAMYDIKPGNGAEIVWWDSVEKGPTNVAIVYLHGFTASQEEGAPTHREVAKRFGCNLYLARLSEHGLNSEEPLFNFTAEGIWQSAKEAYAIGKTLGKEVIIMSTSTGGTLALKLAATYPEIKGLINYSPNIEINDPAAFLLNDPWGLRIARINFGSEYRTVPSDDNYRKYWYDKYRLESVVELQELVETAATRETFEKVTCPVFNGAYYKDEDHQDNTVRVDAIRRMHEELGTPVDKKQLVEFPNAGGHVIAYGPQSGATAEVIQATISFLEKNMGMLQEKID, encoded by the coding sequence ATGAAAAAGACCATCGCCTTAATCTTCTTTGGGGTTCTAATTTTTTATTTCATTGGGCCCACTCCCGATACCCCTGATTATAATGCCAATCTGCCTGAAGTACCTTCAATTAATGAAATTGAAAGCTTCGTTAAGGCCGAAGAAGCGATGTATGACATTAAACCCGGCAACGGTGCAGAAATAGTGTGGTGGGATTCAGTGGAAAAGGGTCCAACTAACGTGGCCATTGTTTACCTGCACGGCTTTACCGCAAGTCAAGAGGAAGGTGCACCTACACACCGCGAGGTTGCAAAACGGTTTGGTTGCAATCTCTACTTAGCTCGACTGTCTGAGCACGGACTGAATTCAGAAGAGCCTTTATTCAACTTCACGGCAGAAGGAATTTGGCAAAGCGCCAAAGAGGCATACGCTATTGGAAAGACTCTTGGAAAAGAAGTCATAATCATGAGCACGAGTACAGGCGGAACATTGGCATTGAAGCTAGCCGCCACCTATCCCGAGATAAAAGGACTGATAAATTACTCTCCAAACATTGAAATAAATGATCCCGCTGCTTTTTTGCTCAATGACCCTTGGGGATTGCGGATAGCCCGAATCAATTTCGGAAGTGAGTACCGCACGGTGCCCTCAGACGACAATTATCGAAAATACTGGTATGACAAGTATCGACTGGAGTCGGTCGTGGAGCTACAAGAACTGGTAGAAACAGCCGCCACAAGAGAAACGTTTGAAAAGGTAACCTGCCCTGTCTTTAACGGTGCGTACTACAAAGATGAGGACCATCAAGACAATACGGTTAGGGTTGATGCCATCCGACGAATGCATGAGGAATTAGGAACTCCTGTAGACAAAAAACAACTTGTAGAGTTTCCAAATGCCGGTGGTCACGTGATCGCCTATGGACCGCAATCGGGCGCGACAGCCGAGGTAATACAAGCCACCATCAGCTTTTTGGAAAAGAATATGGGTATGTTACAGGAAAAGATAGACTAG